Proteins encoded by one window of Oligoflexus sp.:
- the ribA gene encoding GTP cyclohydrolase II, which translates to MIKLLHRLGRALTNLGKKMGLKTQLVLTQYAEANLPTVFGDFVTTVYRDQNQEESAILISYNLAPDSCPFVRVHSECFTGEVLGSLKCDCRDQLNLALAEIQKRGSGAIIYLRQEGRGIGLGNKIRAYHLQNQGADTIEANHQLGFETDLRSFEAAALILKQRGIKEVILNTNNPDKIQALTDLGIVIRERVPSLAAVNKFNEDYLKTKMKKLGHQLNGLFH; encoded by the coding sequence ATGATCAAGCTGCTGCATAGGCTAGGCCGCGCTCTCACCAATCTTGGGAAGAAGATGGGATTGAAAACTCAACTGGTTTTGACACAGTACGCTGAAGCCAACCTGCCGACCGTATTCGGTGATTTCGTGACCACCGTCTACCGCGATCAAAATCAGGAAGAGTCAGCAATTCTAATAAGTTATAACCTTGCGCCGGATTCCTGTCCCTTTGTCCGCGTACACTCCGAGTGCTTTACCGGGGAAGTCCTGGGTTCCTTGAAATGCGACTGCCGTGACCAGCTGAACCTCGCTTTGGCCGAGATTCAAAAGCGTGGTTCTGGCGCTATCATCTATTTGCGTCAGGAAGGCCGGGGTATTGGGCTCGGCAATAAGATACGCGCCTACCACCTGCAGAACCAGGGGGCCGACACCATCGAGGCCAACCATCAGCTCGGCTTTGAAACGGACCTCAGAAGCTTCGAGGCGGCGGCTTTGATCCTGAAACAACGCGGGATCAAGGAAGTGATTCTGAACACCAACAATCCAGATAAGATCCAGGCCCTGACGGACCTTGGCATTGTCATCCGCGAACGCGTGCCATCTTTGGCTGCGGTGAATAAATTCAATGAAGATTATCTGAAGACGAAGATGAAGAAACTCGGGCATCAGCTGAACGGGCTTTTTCACTGA
- a CDS encoding Hsp20/alpha crystallin family protein has translation MGNLELWRTDRGPFSLLRNWDSITKELDSFFNDFEKTAGEYRSGVKDTMLNPACDVQEDEKGFLLSFDLPGFKKEDVNIEVNGNRLLVSGKRQRETSAKDAKFHRVERSHGEFRRVFELPENTKGEGVEASYENGVLYLMIPKAEIERPKKVEITEGKGGFMKKLVGVKTDEEGRKAVNS, from the coding sequence ATGGGCAACCTTGAGCTTTGGCGCACGGATCGCGGTCCTTTCTCCCTTCTGAGAAACTGGGACAGCATCACCAAAGAACTGGATAGCTTCTTTAACGATTTCGAAAAAACCGCAGGTGAATACCGCAGCGGTGTAAAGGATACGATGTTGAACCCAGCGTGTGACGTGCAAGAGGACGAAAAAGGTTTTCTTCTGAGCTTCGATCTGCCCGGCTTCAAAAAAGAGGACGTGAATATTGAAGTCAACGGCAATCGGCTCCTGGTCAGTGGCAAGCGCCAGCGCGAGACCAGTGCGAAGGATGCGAAGTTCCATCGCGTGGAACGAAGCCATGGCGAATTCCGCCGCGTATTCGAACTGCCTGAGAATACCAAAGGCGAAGGCGTGGAAGCGAGCTATGAGAACGGCGTTCTTTACCTCATGATTCCGAAGGCCGAAATCGAACGCCCTAAAAAGGTGGAGATCACCGAGGGCAAAGGCGGCTTTATGAAAAAGCTGGTCGGCGTGAAGACGGATGAGGAGGGCAGGAAGGCCGTGAATTCCTGA
- a CDS encoding polysaccharide biosynthesis/export family protein: MYALNIILLLIAAVMPGACKHSTPQASGTMQDLSSAPKGKTYNDYGDYLIDVNDLLIIHVQGNKDISGQYRVSPSGYISLPLAGMVRAKGLSEMALRDSIMIKLRPHINGPRVSVAVAEANSYVVYFAGLVQKPGTILLGGRTTLLQGLSLAGGWTDQKATRVVIVRETPEGVKKRFESDLDNVRGGNAYVDNFWLERGDLVIIE; the protein is encoded by the coding sequence ATGTACGCGCTGAACATAATCTTGTTGCTGATCGCTGCGGTCATGCCAGGTGCATGCAAGCACAGCACGCCTCAGGCATCAGGGACCATGCAGGATCTCAGCTCGGCGCCCAAAGGCAAGACGTATAACGACTACGGTGACTACCTGATCGATGTGAACGATCTTCTGATCATTCATGTGCAGGGGAACAAAGATATCTCGGGCCAGTATCGCGTCTCGCCCTCCGGCTACATCTCGCTGCCACTGGCCGGCATGGTACGCGCCAAGGGTCTGTCCGAGATGGCTCTGCGCGATTCGATCATGATTAAGCTGCGTCCGCATATCAATGGCCCGCGCGTGTCGGTGGCGGTCGCTGAAGCCAACAGCTACGTCGTCTACTTCGCAGGACTCGTGCAGAAACCCGGCACCATTCTTCTGGGTGGCCGCACCACGCTCTTGCAGGGACTTTCGCTGGCGGGTGGCTGGACGGATCAGAAAGCGACCCGGGTGGTTATCGTCCGCGAAACTCCGGAAGGCGTGAAAAAGCGCTTTGAATCAGACTTGGACAACGTCAGGGGCGGCAACGCCTATGTGGATAATTTTTGGCTGGAACGCGGCGATTTGGTGATCATCGAATAG
- a CDS encoding Spy/CpxP family protein refolding chaperone — translation MKFLLSSILMLHSLTALAQGEADGDLGVDPGLPSEAPATQAPAPTPPTSTRQAPSATLPAPAQEGLVQPYEGTTPPATVPMPKTAPAPKARPAISGKLAELNLSAEQTQQIIDIRRQWRPDAEKRLKEDFAFLKQNLAQAMADNSSGEEVRRRFELMQRKYLELQTMKFEKLLRIREVLTPDQRKKFAELRSRPSRNNNNDND, via the coding sequence ATGAAATTTTTGCTGAGCAGCATCCTGATGCTTCACAGTCTCACGGCTTTGGCTCAGGGCGAAGCGGATGGTGACCTGGGAGTCGATCCCGGCCTTCCGTCCGAAGCGCCTGCGACTCAGGCTCCAGCCCCAACGCCCCCGACGAGCACAAGGCAAGCGCCGAGCGCGACCCTGCCGGCTCCGGCCCAGGAAGGATTGGTGCAGCCTTATGAAGGCACCACGCCGCCGGCCACGGTCCCAATGCCGAAGACCGCACCGGCACCGAAGGCGCGACCAGCGATTAGCGGCAAGCTCGCAGAACTGAATCTGAGTGCTGAGCAGACCCAGCAGATCATAGATATTCGGCGTCAGTGGAGGCCGGATGCAGAAAAACGTCTGAAGGAGGATTTTGCCTTTCTGAAGCAGAATCTCGCCCAGGCCATGGCGGATAATTCGTCAGGCGAGGAAGTCCGTCGGCGTTTCGAACTCATGCAAAGAAAATATCTGGAGCTGCAGACGATGAAGTTTGAAAAGCTTCTGCGCATCAGGGAAGTGCTCACCCCGGATCAAAGAAAGAAATTCGCTGAACTTCGTTCACGTCCGAGCCGCAATAATAATAACGATAATGATTGA